A window from Lactiplantibacillus pentosus encodes these proteins:
- a CDS encoding NreA, giving the protein MTLAENANRPNYQQVVDQLYQTSDFDFVGIALQSAQPPHQITWQYVAGNQSEQFRNIVLRSGIGIAGLVVRTGKPFWKNALRATSYSDALYTPIAASESLTAAAAIPILATPFRLVVGVLLVGYRSTQTVSEATVSRLSRYLATF; this is encoded by the coding sequence GTGACCTTAGCTGAAAATGCCAATCGACCAAATTATCAACAGGTCGTTGACCAACTCTACCAGACAAGCGATTTTGACTTTGTCGGTATTGCCCTACAAAGTGCGCAACCGCCCCATCAGATTACTTGGCAATACGTTGCCGGAAATCAAAGTGAGCAGTTTCGTAACATCGTATTACGTAGTGGGATTGGCATTGCCGGATTAGTGGTTCGCACGGGTAAACCATTTTGGAAGAATGCGTTACGCGCCACCAGTTACAGTGATGCCCTGTATACCCCGATTGCCGCCAGTGAATCATTGACGGCGGCCGCAGCGATTCCAATTCTAGCAACCCCCTTTCGATTAGTCGTCGGGGTGCTGCTAGTCGGCTATCGCTCCACGCAAACTGTTTCTGAAGCAACTGTCAGTCGGCTTTCCCGTTACTTGGCCACTTTTTAA
- the moaC gene encoding cyclic pyranopterin monophosphate synthase MoaC, translating to MTDSLTHFNDQNRAKMVDVTDKAVTHRVATATGQISMHPATLQRIHDGQIKKGDVLAVAQVAGIMAAKQTSNLIPMCHLIPLTGVDIHFSDNDTDTITVDVLVKTKHVTGVEIEALLAVQVTLLTIYDMCKAIDRGMLISDIHLVEKDGGKSGHFVYHDTPES from the coding sequence ATGACAGATTCATTGACGCATTTTAACGACCAGAACCGCGCGAAGATGGTCGACGTCACCGACAAGGCCGTCACTCACCGCGTTGCGACCGCCACCGGCCAAATCTCGATGCACCCCGCGACGCTTCAGCGGATTCACGATGGTCAAATTAAAAAAGGCGACGTACTCGCAGTCGCCCAAGTAGCCGGTATCATGGCAGCTAAACAGACCAGCAATCTGATTCCCATGTGCCACCTGATTCCACTGACGGGCGTCGACATTCATTTTAGCGATAATGACACCGACACCATCACCGTCGACGTGCTCGTCAAAACCAAACACGTCACCGGCGTTGAAATCGAAGCGTTACTTGCCGTTCAGGTGACTTTACTGACGATCTACGACATGTGCAAGGCGATCGACCGTGGCATGCTGATCAGTGACATCCACCTCGTTGAAAAAGATGGTGGTAAAAGCGGCCACTTCGTCTATCACGACACACCTGAATCATAA
- a CDS encoding molybdenum cofactor guanylyltransferase yields the protein MVVKAATSSITTHLNHKKEGLEMLGIVLAGGQSQRFGQDKARYQLANQPLNNVGLAAAKLQLLCEHVIVSANTNNFSALAAQFASDQHVTVTRDQAPFVQQGPLSGIYAATCLSPELTDYLLLAVDYPLMTTTILTNLTTAANCYAATPTRDHYLVSHFQTSQAIVRDDLLLGDLRVSHFMTATCQAVPITFPASRALINLNKLEALTDVN from the coding sequence ATGGTGGTAAAAGCGGCCACTTCGTCTATCACGACACACCTGAATCATAAGAAAGAAGGCCTAGAAATGCTGGGAATCGTTTTAGCGGGCGGTCAATCGCAACGCTTTGGTCAAGATAAAGCCCGTTACCAGTTGGCCAATCAGCCACTCAACAATGTCGGTTTAGCTGCGGCCAAGTTACAACTACTGTGCGAGCACGTGATTGTTAGCGCGAATACCAACAATTTCAGTGCGCTCGCGGCCCAATTTGCAAGCGACCAACACGTGACCGTCACCCGCGATCAAGCCCCGTTTGTACAGCAAGGTCCGCTCAGCGGTATCTACGCGGCAACCTGTCTTTCGCCTGAACTCACTGACTACTTGTTATTAGCCGTCGACTATCCCCTAATGACCACGACCATTTTGACGAACCTGACAACCGCAGCCAACTGCTACGCGGCCACACCGACGCGCGACCACTACCTCGTCAGCCACTTTCAAACGAGTCAAGCCATCGTCCGCGACGACTTATTATTAGGTGATTTACGGGTCAGCCACTTTATGACCGCCACTTGTCAGGCTGTTCCCATCACTTTTCCTGCTAGCCGCGCACTCATTAATTTAAATAAACTGGAGGCACTTACAGATGTTAACTAA
- the mobB gene encoding molybdopterin-guanine dinucleotide biosynthesis protein B: MALTFQIIGYKKSGKTLITTALVRQLSAQQLRVGVLKHDAHDSSMDVPGTDTARFSDAGAQAVLLQSANGTFYHQTTLQMPPVSALIAQLPATTDVILLEGFKQADYPKLVLLRPEDCATDFAAYPNIQVFASLTAHPDATLIGAPAICDWFQQHYLTDIHLKETKD, translated from the coding sequence ATGGCTCTTACCTTTCAAATAATTGGTTATAAAAAAAGTGGGAAAACGCTGATTACGACGGCTTTGGTTCGGCAACTCAGCGCACAGCAATTACGCGTGGGCGTACTCAAACACGACGCCCATGACAGCAGTATGGACGTGCCTGGCACCGATACCGCACGTTTTAGTGACGCCGGTGCCCAAGCCGTCCTGCTACAGTCAGCCAACGGCACGTTTTATCATCAAACGACACTGCAAATGCCGCCCGTCAGCGCTTTGATTGCGCAGCTACCGGCGACGACCGACGTTATTTTACTAGAAGGATTCAAGCAAGCCGACTACCCCAAGTTGGTCTTGCTACGACCAGAAGATTGCGCGACCGATTTTGCCGCGTACCCGAACATTCAAGTGTTCGCTAGTTTAACCGCTCACCCAGACGCAACGCTGATTGGGGCGCCAGCCATCTGCGACTGGTTCCAACAACATTACTTAACAGACATTCATCTCAAGGAAACGAAGGACTGA